A section of the Verrucomicrobium sp. GAS474 genome encodes:
- a CDS encoding TonB-dependent receptor plug domain-containing protein, giving the protein MAAMGVDTTTGPLTRGVPDTILQPTVVTAQPDSDLGGETLSSLQLRDLNVTSAQDLTALSPNVTSLDGGAHSFNSIMGSRGLMNSLYFTDPTLVLYVDDVPFTNSYANHLNSDSIATLNILKGPQGSSFGHNGSAGVIEVKQVQPTDFWTATSNNEYGSHEHYKTFEQVSGPLSKDVSFLASTRYEQRDGYLKNVTLNTHPDGQQDLQGRVALRWQPTTRLSFDLNLEQEEGHDGVQRFVPLSGPRYQIATQVDGKNDIQSNLQSLKTTYDAEEFQVLFITSHRLFDLSPNRTDLGFGGSPILSEIDIQNNQYVQELRIRSKNIDSFHWFAGVSYEHVTIEPNTAQVFSGGVSTFSRTHQTNNGYASFGQIEFCRLEKLTIQVGGRIELDERSGNRAYVDTSGNRFFDRQDRQYLNAATTINGTYTISDHHSILASSGLTFRPGSFAPFAGATTLEPYGSEKTWANSIGWQVNALEKRLTSTVSAFWNKTYDYQLERYTFPLVDVVNIPAVSSRGIEWNLEGKPLKELTLQAGVGFTLATFDSYHDGVTGQSYARNRVPYVPEETFLLGATYRHSTGWMMHVDYRGIGQTYFEQSNNPLYEQPAYGLLAAKIGYETKHWSLYVYGENLAETRYATLIDSGLQTQVPGDPRTVGIGLDLSW; this is encoded by the coding sequence ATGGCAGCCATGGGGGTAGATACCACCACAGGGCCACTTACTCGTGGCGTGCCTGATACGATCCTTCAGCCCACCGTCGTAACAGCACAGCCGGATTCAGATCTTGGAGGAGAGACTTTGAGTTCGTTGCAACTCAGAGATTTGAACGTGACGTCAGCTCAAGATCTCACCGCTCTCAGTCCAAACGTGACTTCATTGGACGGAGGAGCTCATTCATTCAATAGCATCATGGGATCGCGAGGCCTCATGAACTCTCTGTACTTCACTGACCCCACGCTGGTTCTTTATGTTGACGATGTCCCTTTCACCAATTCGTATGCTAATCACCTGAACTCGGACTCCATCGCAACTCTTAACATCCTCAAGGGTCCTCAAGGATCCTCGTTCGGTCATAATGGCTCTGCAGGTGTCATCGAAGTAAAACAAGTCCAACCCACCGATTTCTGGACGGCGACCTCCAACAATGAGTATGGAAGCCATGAGCACTACAAGACATTCGAACAAGTAAGCGGCCCTCTCTCCAAAGATGTCTCTTTTCTTGCGTCCACTCGATACGAACAACGCGATGGCTACCTCAAGAACGTCACCCTGAACACTCACCCTGATGGGCAACAAGACCTTCAAGGGCGGGTAGCGCTACGATGGCAGCCAACAACTCGACTCTCCTTCGATTTGAATCTGGAACAAGAGGAAGGACACGACGGCGTTCAGCGTTTTGTTCCCCTGAGTGGTCCAAGGTATCAGATTGCCACCCAGGTTGACGGCAAAAACGATATTCAATCGAATCTACAATCACTGAAGACAACTTATGATGCTGAAGAGTTCCAAGTGCTCTTCATCACAAGCCATCGTCTTTTTGATCTGAGCCCTAACCGAACAGATCTTGGTTTCGGAGGCTCTCCCATTCTCTCAGAGATCGACATTCAGAATAACCAATACGTCCAAGAGCTTCGTATTCGCTCTAAGAATATCGACTCCTTCCACTGGTTTGCCGGCGTCTCATATGAACACGTCACGATAGAGCCAAATACAGCCCAAGTATTCTCTGGCGGCGTCAGCACTTTTTCCAGAACACATCAAACAAACAACGGATACGCAAGTTTCGGCCAAATCGAATTTTGCCGTTTAGAAAAACTTACTATCCAAGTCGGAGGGCGGATTGAATTGGACGAACGTTCTGGAAATCGCGCTTACGTTGACACCTCAGGCAATCGTTTCTTTGATCGTCAAGATAGACAGTATTTGAATGCTGCCACCACGATCAACGGCACTTACACCATCAGCGATCATCACTCGATTTTGGCATCCAGCGGCCTAACATTCCGTCCTGGAAGCTTTGCTCCATTTGCGGGAGCCACAACTTTAGAACCATACGGCTCGGAGAAGACATGGGCCAACTCTATTGGATGGCAGGTGAACGCCTTGGAAAAACGGCTCACATCGACCGTGTCTGCTTTTTGGAACAAGACCTACGACTACCAATTGGAACGCTATACGTTTCCGTTGGTTGATGTCGTTAATATTCCTGCAGTCTCTTCCAGAGGCATAGAGTGGAATCTGGAAGGCAAGCCACTCAAAGAACTAACACTCCAAGCTGGAGTAGGCTTCACTCTCGCTACTTTTGACAGCTATCATGATGGTGTCACAGGTCAAAGCTATGCCAGAAATCGCGTGCCTTACGTCCCTGAGGAAACTTTCCTTTTAGGAGCCACATATCGGCACTCCACAGGATGGATGATGCACGTTGATTATCGTGGAATAGGTCAGACTTATTTCGAACAGAGCAACAATCCTCTCTACGAACAGCCTGCATACGGCCTACTCGCAGCAAAAATCGGTTATGAGACCAAACACTGGAGCCTGTACGTTTATGGAGAAAATCTCGCTGAAACCCGATACGCAACGTTGATCGATTCCGGCCTTCAGACCCAAGTTCCCGGGGATCCTCGAACCGTAGGCATTGGACTCGATCTAAGCTGGTAA
- a CDS encoding sigma-54 dependent transcriptional regulator encodes MRNILCVDDDSGTRESIKAVLEDRYNVFLAGDVKEAREILRKGSFDIILLDQALPEISGLTFLEELKNLIPGIPVLMITAVSLENTLAEALRLGAVGLIAKPFDIHELRHLVQQSIAASREPRAQAILQKGEEEVFPVRSPIGISAPFQKMLRIANELAKDNVPIFISGEKGVGKELIARHIHALGPRSSEPFYTVRCRQHSEESLVRELFGVTTPDHIPSKGAVDLAGSGCLYLDGGEVISRALKERIFSSLSAQENGPLCRARVIISSNNFNDYLKNSPNSNTEDLNAHHLQIPPLRERREDLPLLAYHFVHEFRHNLQSGISAIGSEAIQFMKMYSWPGNVRELRNVIERACLVYSTEKELQPAHLPKEISLALPATIIQTGLTYEQMVDDFERAIIVHTLERTSGNITKAAELLGTTIRVVSYRINTLNLKKYTNGK; translated from the coding sequence ATGCGAAATATTCTGTGTGTCGATGACGACTCGGGGACCAGGGAATCGATCAAAGCTGTTTTGGAAGATCGCTACAACGTGTTCTTGGCGGGTGACGTCAAAGAAGCGCGAGAAATCCTACGTAAAGGAAGTTTCGACATCATTCTTCTAGATCAGGCATTACCAGAAATCAGTGGGTTAACTTTTTTAGAGGAACTTAAAAATTTGATACCGGGGATTCCGGTATTAATGATCACGGCCGTTAGCTTGGAGAATACTCTTGCCGAAGCATTACGCCTAGGTGCTGTGGGATTGATTGCTAAGCCATTCGATATCCACGAACTTCGACATCTTGTTCAGCAATCCATCGCTGCTTCAAGAGAACCGCGCGCCCAAGCCATCTTACAAAAAGGAGAAGAGGAGGTTTTCCCTGTTCGAAGCCCAATAGGTATCTCCGCTCCTTTTCAAAAGATGCTGCGAATTGCCAACGAACTAGCCAAAGACAACGTTCCCATTTTTATCTCAGGGGAGAAGGGCGTCGGGAAGGAGCTCATCGCTCGACACATTCACGCGCTAGGACCACGATCTTCAGAACCATTTTACACAGTTCGGTGCCGTCAACATTCAGAAGAGAGCTTAGTTCGGGAATTATTCGGCGTAACAACCCCCGATCACATTCCAAGCAAAGGGGCCGTCGATTTGGCTGGATCGGGCTGTCTCTATCTAGATGGTGGAGAGGTTATTTCTCGTGCACTCAAAGAAAGAATATTCAGCTCTCTGAGCGCTCAAGAAAACGGGCCCTTATGCCGTGCTCGAGTGATTATCAGCTCAAACAATTTTAACGATTACTTAAAGAATTCTCCCAATTCTAACACTGAAGACCTTAACGCCCATCACCTCCAAATACCTCCTCTGCGAGAAAGGCGCGAAGATCTGCCGCTCCTAGCTTACCACTTCGTCCACGAATTTCGCCACAATCTACAATCTGGAATTTCCGCCATCGGGTCAGAGGCCATCCAATTCATGAAGATGTATTCGTGGCCCGGCAACGTTCGCGAACTTCGCAATGTGATCGAGCGGGCCTGCTTGGTTTACAGCACCGAAAAGGAACTCCAACCTGCGCATCTTCCCAAGGAAATATCCTTAGCGTTACCTGCCACGATTATTCAAACAGGTCTCACCTACGAGCAAATGGTCGATGATTTTGAAAGAGCTATCATCGTCCATACGTTGGAGCGAACTTCGGGCAACATCACCAAAGCAGCTGAGCTCTTGGGAACAACGATTCGTGTAGTGTCTTACCGGATTAACACGCTCAATCTCAAGAAATACACGAACGGAAAATAA
- a CDS encoding phenylacetate--CoA ligase family protein, producing the protein MKVFPIEEIFEAARTKAPFYKKLYSALPDYSSLDVLPIVDPTSFWNAHRENRQNILTAPLVGGLVLNSGGTSGNPKFSYVTRSEYSSCMEVSAMAFTSAGLVDGHRVMNLFPSGDLYAAFLTATYSLEKMMPDTLHFPMGFLSSDEFVGQIMADFQITAVAGMPSRLYKLFLSLLEQNVNVELDLILFAGEPFFPDQIRLIQKLFPKAKIRPLGYGSVDGGILGFSDFTCLMGEYRPFSDHLVFEIVDDNGKVINEPDISGHIVITNLLRKLMPIIRYPTGDRAAWIESSGVKYRKFRLLGRGNESARIADLNIYPSDILNAANRGQSHTFSRVQLVVKRFSERDQLTVLFVAEEPPVDEKTIVAHIHSALHTAQPVLAKMIAAGLIAPIEIKIGQTKDLIVNQKTGKALSIADLRMAVQTK; encoded by the coding sequence ATGAAAGTCTTTCCGATAGAGGAGATCTTCGAGGCAGCACGAACCAAAGCGCCCTTCTACAAGAAACTTTATTCCGCGCTCCCGGACTACTCGTCTTTAGATGTTCTACCAATCGTAGATCCAACATCCTTTTGGAATGCACATCGTGAGAACCGTCAAAACATCCTCACAGCCCCTTTAGTTGGCGGTCTTGTTCTCAACAGTGGTGGCACCAGTGGGAATCCGAAATTCTCGTACGTGACACGTTCCGAGTACTCTTCCTGCATGGAGGTGTCCGCTATGGCCTTTACGTCGGCCGGCTTGGTCGATGGCCATCGGGTTATGAATCTCTTTCCGTCTGGGGATCTGTATGCCGCCTTTCTAACAGCGACTTATTCCCTGGAGAAAATGATGCCTGACACGCTCCACTTCCCAATGGGGTTCTTGTCGTCTGATGAATTCGTCGGGCAAATTATGGCCGACTTCCAAATAACCGCGGTCGCTGGCATGCCGTCCAGACTGTATAAGCTTTTCTTGTCTCTTCTCGAGCAAAACGTAAACGTCGAACTCGACCTTATCCTTTTTGCTGGAGAGCCATTTTTCCCAGATCAAATTCGGCTTATTCAAAAACTCTTTCCCAAAGCGAAAATTCGCCCTTTAGGGTACGGAAGCGTTGATGGAGGAATTCTTGGCTTCTCCGATTTCACCTGCCTCATGGGCGAATACCGCCCTTTTAGTGACCATCTCGTTTTTGAGATCGTTGATGATAATGGGAAAGTCATCAATGAACCGGACATTTCCGGCCATATTGTCATCACCAATCTTCTTCGCAAGCTGATGCCCATCATCAGATATCCTACGGGAGATCGAGCTGCCTGGATTGAATCGTCCGGAGTAAAATATCGCAAATTTCGACTTCTGGGACGGGGAAATGAATCTGCTCGGATAGCAGATCTAAACATCTATCCTTCAGATATTTTAAATGCGGCCAATCGCGGCCAAAGCCACACATTCTCTCGAGTTCAGCTTGTTGTGAAACGCTTCTCTGAACGAGATCAACTCACTGTCTTGTTTGTGGCGGAAGAACCTCCGGTAGATGAAAAGACCATTGTGGCACACATTCATAGCGCCCTTCACACTGCTCAGCCCGTTTTGGCCAAAATGATCGCTGCTGGATTGATTGCACCGATCGAAATCAAGATCGGCCAGACCAAGGATCTGATAGTGAATCAGAAAACAGGGAAAGCATTGAGCATTGCGGATTTGAGGATGGCCGTCCAAACGAAGTAG
- a CDS encoding DUF3574 domain-containing protein, translating into MRQIKTELYIAVGDERSELSEEAWELFLSEIVTSRFPKGITVLPGSGQWFNRHLGKHQNLKLKVVVIIHESTPRDREKIEEIRSTWKDRYPCESVLKVEQEVEVSF; encoded by the coding sequence GTGAGACAAATCAAGACAGAGTTATATATTGCGGTTGGAGATGAGAGATCAGAGCTATCTGAAGAGGCGTGGGAATTGTTCCTAAGCGAGATTGTCACTAGTCGCTTCCCAAAAGGCATTACCGTTCTTCCTGGAAGCGGGCAGTGGTTCAATCGTCATCTGGGGAAGCATCAGAATCTGAAGTTGAAGGTCGTTGTTATCATCCATGAATCCACGCCTCGCGATCGCGAAAAGATCGAGGAGATCCGTTCGACTTGGAAAGACCGCTATCCTTGCGAGTCCGTATTAAAAGTCGAACAAGAAGTAGAAGTTTCCTTCTAA